A DNA window from Rhineura floridana isolate rRhiFlo1 chromosome 11, rRhiFlo1.hap2, whole genome shotgun sequence contains the following coding sequences:
- the LOC133367912 gene encoding olfactory receptor 13G1-like: MHDTDIRDIEIKNQSAIVEFILAGVTSSAELQTLLFGIFTFIYATALASNLIIIFTICTCRKLHTPMYFLLINLSLVNVFSISVTTPKLLQTLWTHRNTISFSGCITQVFLFIWTVATELLILSLMAFDRYVAICHPLQYTVIMRKDVCLGIASGAWVAGMVGSAAHALLMLKLSFCNSNIINHFYCDLPPLLKLSCSDTTLNEMIIVMAGVIYGICSCGLTLTSYCFILRAIFRIRSTEGKKKAFSTCSSHLIVVSFYFSTVIYTYTRPSSGYSLDKDKFVSLLYSIVTPVVNPLIYSLRNKEVIEALKTITGRGRLLRRPQV, from the exons ATGCAT GACACCGACATCAGAGATATTGAAATAAAGAACCAGTCTGCTATTGTGGAGTTTATACTGGCTGGTGTCACTAGCTCTGCAGAATTACAGACTCTTCTTTTTGGGATATTCACATTCATCTATGCTACTGCTTTAGCTAGTAACCTCATCATCATCTTTACCATATGTACTTGCAGAAAACtccacactcccatgtacttcctgctcatcaatttgtccttagtgaatgtgttttccatctcagttacaactccaaaattgctccagactcTTTGGACCCACAGAAACACCATctctttttctggctgcattaCACAGGTGTTTCTATTCATATGGACTGTGGCAACAGAGCTTCTTATACTCTCGCTTATGGCTTTTGACCGTTATGTTGCTATCTGCCATCCTTTgcagtacacagtcatcatgaggAAGGATGTATGTCTTGGCATAGCCAGTGGCGCATGGGTTGCTGGGATGGTCGGTTCTGCTGCTCATGCTCTACTTATGCTGAAGCTTTCCTTCTGCAATTCTAACATCATCAATCATTTCTACTGTGATCTTCCCCCACTTTTAAAGCTTTCATGCTCTGACACCACCCTGAATGAGATGATAATTGTTATGGCAGGTGTCATTTATGGGATTTGTAGCTGTGGGTTGACATTAACATCTTACTGCTTTATCCTGAGAGCTATCTTCAGAATCCGTTCcactgaagggaagaagaaagctttttccacatgttCCTCTCATCTCATTGTAGTCAGTTTTTACTTCTCTACAGTCATTTACACATATACAAGGCCCAGCTCGGGCTACTCTCTAGACAAAGACAAATTTGTTTCTCTCCTGTATTCAATAGTAACCCCAGTTGttaatccactcatatattctctgagaaacaaagaAGTAATAGAGGCACTCAAGACAATTACTGGAAGAGGCAGGCTGCTCCGGAGACCTCAAGTCTGA